One genomic region from Amycolatopsis sp. FBCC-B4732 encodes:
- a CDS encoding three-helix bundle dimerization domain-containing protein, which yields MSTLDTMASAALDTHFAQLEDRLGHDYANIARPRLHDLVDHERARFAGARIHAFVPILVERAVRAALGTR from the coding sequence ATGAGCACGCTCGACACGATGGCTTCCGCAGCGCTCGACACCCACTTCGCCCAGCTGGAGGACCGCTTGGGCCACGACTACGCGAACATCGCCCGCCCCCGCCTGCACGACCTGGTCGACCACGAACGAGCCCGCTTCGCCGGGGCGCGCATCCACGCGTTCGTGCCGATCCTGGTGGAACGAGCGGTCCGGGCGGCGCTGGGGACGCGCTGA
- a CDS encoding phosphodiester glycosidase family protein, translated as MKTKLPAALFLSAALTAALSTPATAATGGRALAPGVTVYTTFTGEGTGHNTWTITTQVPGGSSPDPDAPPSALGTREHADALVTSLRAKGFDARAERVDWPAFADTPRGPLGWRVRVGSFTDRAQAAATASAMSANGFGGGVEWTGQDGPEAGGPQRVRVAVVDPKRFTGRVAASHGESVAGRRTTSALSAAAGALVGTNGGFFVIDPRDGIPGEPAGAGVYQGLLQSEATTGRPALLLGERPSIGVPRTAVTVGGHAVNGVNRKPGVIRNCGEPGDVPTDRPLHDTTCTHPDELVLFTPQLGTPTPAGDGVEAVLDAHDVVTALRPPGGDVPAAGHTVQGTGAAATWLTAHARPGTRLRVDTRIFADGHPVHPAGVVNGGPWLVRNGRVSVNAAADGIVHPGDPSFVYGWGVKRNPRTMVGLDRRGRLLIVTADGRQPGYSEGLSLVEGAELLKRLGAVEAINLDGGGSTAMAIDGKLVSSPSDATGERPVGDAVVVLPRR; from the coding sequence GTGAAGACGAAGCTGCCCGCCGCGCTGTTCCTGTCCGCCGCGCTCACCGCCGCGCTCAGCACCCCGGCCACCGCCGCGACCGGCGGCCGCGCGCTCGCGCCGGGCGTGACGGTCTACACCACCTTCACCGGCGAAGGCACCGGCCACAACACCTGGACGATCACCACGCAGGTGCCCGGCGGGTCGAGCCCCGACCCCGACGCGCCACCGTCCGCGCTCGGCACCCGCGAGCACGCCGACGCGCTCGTGACGTCGTTGCGGGCCAAGGGTTTCGACGCGCGTGCCGAGCGGGTCGACTGGCCCGCGTTCGCCGACACGCCCCGGGGCCCGCTCGGCTGGCGGGTGCGCGTCGGCTCCTTCACCGACCGGGCGCAGGCGGCCGCCACCGCGAGCGCGATGAGCGCGAACGGCTTCGGCGGCGGCGTCGAGTGGACCGGGCAGGACGGCCCCGAAGCCGGCGGCCCGCAGCGCGTGCGCGTCGCCGTCGTCGACCCGAAGCGGTTCACCGGGCGGGTCGCGGCCTCGCACGGGGAGTCCGTGGCCGGGCGGCGGACGACGTCGGCGCTGTCCGCCGCCGCCGGGGCGCTGGTCGGGACCAACGGCGGGTTCTTCGTCATCGACCCGCGCGACGGCATCCCCGGCGAACCCGCCGGCGCCGGCGTCTACCAGGGGCTGCTGCAGAGCGAGGCCACCACCGGGCGGCCTGCCCTGCTCCTGGGCGAGCGCCCGTCGATCGGCGTCCCGCGCACCGCGGTCACCGTCGGCGGCCACGCCGTGAACGGCGTCAACCGCAAGCCGGGCGTGATCCGCAACTGCGGCGAGCCCGGCGATGTCCCGACCGACCGGCCGCTGCACGACACGACCTGCACCCACCCGGACGAGCTGGTGCTGTTCACCCCGCAGCTCGGCACCCCGACCCCGGCGGGCGACGGCGTCGAAGCCGTGCTCGACGCCCACGACGTCGTCACCGCGCTGCGGCCGCCGGGCGGCGACGTGCCGGCGGCCGGCCACACGGTCCAGGGCACCGGCGCGGCGGCGACGTGGCTGACCGCGCACGCGCGGCCGGGCACCCGGCTGCGCGTCGACACGCGGATCTTCGCGGACGGCCACCCGGTCCACCCGGCGGGCGTGGTCAACGGCGGCCCGTGGCTGGTCCGCAACGGCCGGGTGTCGGTGAACGCGGCGGCGGACGGCATCGTGCACCCCGGCGACCCGTCGTTCGTCTACGGCTGGGGCGTCAAGCGCAACCCGCGCACGATGGTCGGCCTCGACCGCCGCGGCCGCCTGCTGATCGTCACCGCCGACGGCCGCCAGCCGGGCTACAGCGAGGGGTTGTCGCTGGTGGAGGGCGCCGAGCTGCTGAAGCGCCTGGGCGCGGTGGAGGCGATCAACCTCGACGGCGGCGGCTCGACGGCGATGGCGATCGACGGCAAGCTCGTCAGCTCACCCTCGGACGCGACGGGCGAGCGCCCGGTCGGCGACGCGGTCGTGGTGCTGCCCCGCCGCTGA
- a CDS encoding aldehyde dehydrogenase: MELVYESLYIGGKWVAPSSARTIEVVSASTEQVIGRVPEAAEADIDAAVAAARTAFDDPVGWSSWEPAERAAVMERLAVALDARAGETARRVSSQNGLPISIANAVEGGFPQLILRYYAGLIRTAVLDEARDGLLGGKVRVRRTPVGVVGAIVPWNLPMTLAAFKLGPALAAGCTLVLKPSPGTVLDAQLFAEAVDEAGFPPGVINIVQSGREGGAHLVSHPGVDKVAFTGSTAAGRQIAETCGRLLRPVTLELGGKSAAIVLDDADLSANPQDLFLSTMVNNGQTCHLTTRILAPASRYDEIVETFTGFAAGLAVGDALDPATQIGPLASAAQRERVEGYIAKGLAEGARLTTGGGRPAGQPRGWFVEPTVFADVDNHSTIAREEIFGPVLSIIKYETDEEAITLANDSPYGLGGTVWTTDPARGQAVASRIRTGTIGVNTYTVDPAAPFGGVKDSGLGRELGPEGLTAYQALQSMHLQA; this comes from the coding sequence GTGGAGCTGGTCTACGAATCCCTGTACATCGGCGGCAAGTGGGTCGCGCCTTCTTCGGCCCGGACCATCGAGGTCGTTTCGGCCAGCACGGAGCAGGTCATCGGCCGGGTGCCGGAAGCGGCCGAAGCCGACATCGACGCGGCGGTGGCGGCGGCCCGGACCGCGTTCGACGACCCGGTCGGCTGGAGCTCCTGGGAGCCGGCCGAGCGCGCGGCGGTGATGGAGCGGCTGGCGGTCGCGCTCGACGCGCGGGCCGGGGAGACGGCGCGGCGGGTGAGCAGCCAGAACGGCCTGCCGATCTCGATCGCCAACGCCGTCGAGGGCGGGTTCCCGCAGCTGATCCTGCGCTACTACGCGGGCCTGATCCGGACCGCGGTGCTCGACGAGGCCCGCGACGGGCTGCTGGGCGGCAAGGTCCGCGTGCGGCGGACGCCGGTCGGGGTGGTCGGCGCGATCGTGCCGTGGAACCTGCCGATGACGCTGGCCGCGTTCAAGCTCGGCCCGGCGCTCGCGGCGGGGTGCACGCTGGTCCTCAAGCCGAGCCCGGGCACGGTGCTGGACGCGCAGCTGTTCGCCGAGGCGGTCGACGAGGCCGGCTTCCCGCCGGGCGTGATCAACATCGTGCAGAGCGGCCGCGAGGGCGGCGCCCACCTGGTTTCGCACCCGGGCGTCGACAAGGTCGCGTTCACCGGCTCGACAGCGGCCGGCCGGCAGATCGCCGAGACGTGCGGCCGGCTGCTGCGCCCGGTGACGCTCGAGCTGGGCGGCAAGTCCGCGGCGATCGTGCTGGACGACGCCGACCTGAGCGCGAACCCGCAGGACCTGTTCCTGTCGACGATGGTCAACAACGGCCAGACCTGCCACCTGACCACCCGCATCCTGGCGCCGGCGAGCCGCTACGACGAGATCGTCGAGACGTTCACCGGCTTCGCGGCCGGCCTCGCGGTGGGCGACGCCCTCGACCCGGCCACCCAGATCGGCCCGCTGGCCTCGGCGGCCCAGCGCGAGCGCGTCGAGGGCTACATCGCGAAGGGCCTGGCCGAAGGCGCCCGCCTGACCACCGGCGGCGGCCGCCCGGCCGGGCAGCCCCGCGGCTGGTTCGTCGAGCCGACGGTGTTCGCCGACGTGGACAACCACTCGACGATCGCCCGCGAGGAAATCTTCGGCCCGGTCCTGTCGATCATCAAGTACGAGACCGACGAAGAGGCGATCACCCTCGCGAACGACTCCCCGTACGGCCTCGGCGGCACGGTCTGGACCACGGACCCGGCCCGCGGCCAGGCGGTCGCGAGCCGGATCCGCACGGGAACGATCGGCGTGAACACGTACACGGTCGACCCGGCGGCTCCTTTCGGCGGGGTGAAGGATTCGGGGCTGGGCCGGGAGCTGGGGCCGGAGGGGCTGACCGCTTACCAGGCGCTGCAGTCGATGCACCTGCAGGCCTGA
- a CDS encoding PKD domain-containing protein, with the protein MLFSSRSSGSRGRTAVVAVLAAALATAVPGVAHAAAPPANDDFDSPAAVAALPFTAQEDTGGATEAADDPVWCEGNAASGTVWFRYTATQDGLLRATTTGSDHRTVLSASTGARGHLQPVADGCDYGTDATITFRATAGTTYSFQVSGIETPGGALSFALDTIAPAANDAFADAEPVTALPFTRQPDLSLASTEAGEPASTCVDDEAQPSVWYSLPAADAARSLTARVDGAAAVTVYAGNSLAELTQVACRRSSGDPVAFGAAAGTRYAVRVTGPHRGYGPVELELATAPPLDPYVYVSPTSATVFDNVGFSASSYQAIDRPLGGTWDFGDGKSAPVGVDTVYHRYAADGVYPAALHAKSPDGRTKTVDVPITVLTHDVGIAKFVVPTSARQGESKPISVDVTNTRYAETVTVALSKLSGDSWTDVGRLTLQVPARATGKVRFPFSYTFGPGDALSGKVAFRADVRLQYPAEDAFPADNTAVSIATTVKPPATRIAAV; encoded by the coding sequence GTGCTGTTTTCTTCACGCTCGAGCGGCTCGAGAGGGCGGACGGCCGTGGTCGCCGTGCTGGCCGCGGCGCTGGCCACCGCCGTGCCAGGGGTCGCGCACGCCGCGGCGCCGCCGGCCAACGACGACTTCGACAGCCCGGCCGCCGTCGCCGCGCTGCCGTTCACCGCGCAGGAGGACACCGGCGGGGCCACCGAAGCGGCCGACGACCCGGTCTGGTGCGAGGGGAACGCGGCGAGCGGGACGGTCTGGTTCCGGTACACCGCGACCCAGGACGGTCTGCTGCGCGCCACGACGACGGGCAGCGACCACCGCACCGTCCTGTCCGCGAGCACCGGGGCGCGCGGGCACCTGCAGCCCGTGGCCGACGGCTGCGACTACGGGACGGACGCCACCATCACCTTCCGGGCCACCGCGGGGACGACCTACTCCTTCCAGGTCTCCGGTATCGAGACCCCGGGCGGCGCGCTGTCGTTCGCGCTCGACACGATCGCGCCGGCGGCCAACGACGCCTTCGCCGACGCCGAGCCGGTGACCGCCCTGCCGTTCACGCGGCAGCCGGACCTCTCGCTCGCCTCGACCGAGGCCGGGGAGCCGGCGTCGACCTGCGTGGACGACGAGGCCCAGCCCTCGGTCTGGTACTCCCTGCCGGCAGCGGACGCGGCGCGCTCGCTCACCGCGCGGGTCGACGGGGCCGCCGCCGTCACCGTGTACGCCGGGAACTCGCTGGCGGAGCTGACGCAGGTCGCGTGCAGGCGGAGCTCCGGCGACCCGGTCGCGTTCGGGGCGGCGGCCGGCACCCGCTACGCCGTCCGCGTGACCGGGCCGCACCGCGGTTACGGGCCGGTCGAGCTGGAACTGGCCACAGCGCCGCCGCTGGACCCGTACGTGTACGTGTCGCCGACGTCCGCGACCGTGTTCGACAACGTCGGCTTCTCCGCGTCTTCGTACCAGGCGATCGACCGGCCGCTCGGCGGGACGTGGGACTTCGGCGACGGCAAGTCGGCCCCGGTCGGCGTGGACACCGTGTACCACCGCTACGCGGCCGACGGCGTCTACCCGGCCGCGCTCCACGCGAAGTCGCCCGACGGGCGCACCAAGACGGTCGACGTCCCGATCACGGTGCTCACGCACGACGTCGGGATCGCCAAGTTCGTCGTGCCCACCTCGGCGCGGCAGGGGGAAAGCAAGCCGATCTCCGTGGACGTGACCAACACCCGGTACGCCGAGACGGTCACCGTCGCGCTGTCCAAGCTGTCCGGGGACTCCTGGACCGACGTCGGCCGGCTCACGCTCCAGGTGCCCGCGCGGGCCACCGGCAAGGTCCGGTTCCCCTTCTCCTACACCTTCGGCCCCGGCGACGCGCTGTCCGGCAAGGTCGCGTTCCGCGCCGACGTCCGGCTGCAGTACCCGGCGGAAGACGCCTTCCCGGCGGACAACACGGCGGTCTCCATCGCCACCACCGTCAAGCCGCCCGCCACGCGCATCGCCGCCGTCTGA